In the genome of Halobacterium noricense, one region contains:
- a CDS encoding TRAM domain-containing protein, with protein sequence MRESDTPVPVEEDEEYVVDVEDIGDEGDGVAHVDDFVVLVPEADMGDRVRVRIDRVEPEFAMAELVEHESDVA encoded by the coding sequence ATGCGCGAATCAGACACACCCGTACCGGTCGAGGAGGACGAGGAGTACGTCGTGGACGTCGAGGACATCGGCGACGAGGGCGACGGCGTCGCACACGTCGACGACTTCGTGGTGCTGGTGCCGGAGGCCGACATGGGCGACCGCGTGCGGGTGCGCATCGACCGCGTTGAGCCGGAGTTCGCGATGGCGGAGCTAGTCGAGCACGAGTCCGACGTCGCCTGA
- a CDS encoding Rid family detoxifying hydrolase encodes MKRIIDTPDAPAAVGAYSQATTDGDLVFTAGQIPLTPDGDLLDDEPIATQTRQSLENVKAILEAEGLTMQDVLKVSVFLDDIDDFDAMNEAYKEYFQDNPPARSALEVSALPKGAAVEIEAVAAQRD; translated from the coding sequence ATGAAACGCATCATCGACACCCCCGACGCGCCCGCCGCGGTCGGCGCGTACAGCCAGGCGACGACCGACGGCGACCTCGTCTTCACCGCCGGCCAGATTCCCCTGACGCCGGACGGCGACCTCCTCGACGACGAACCCATCGCCACCCAGACCCGCCAGAGCCTCGAAAACGTCAAAGCCATCCTCGAAGCCGAGGGCCTCACGATGCAGGACGTGCTCAAGGTCTCGGTGTTCCTCGACGACATCGACGACTTCGACGCGATGAACGAGGCGTACAAGGAGTACTTCCAGGACAACCCGCCCGCCCGCTCCGCGCTCGAAGTCTCGGCGCTCCCGAAGGGCGCGGCCGTCGAAATCGAAGCCGTCGCCGCCCAGCGCGACTAG
- the ilvA gene encoding threonine ammonia-lyase, protein MIALDDVLDARERVADVARHTPLDYSNTFSTMTDAEVHLKLECFQRTGSFKIRGATNRIRTLSAAESDAGVVTASAGNHAQGVALAASRSGVDAKVVMPETAPISKIKATKSYGAEVVLHGVDYDAAQTHAHELEAEEGRTYVHAFDDERVMAGQGTLGLEIVDDLPELDTVVVPIGGGGLISGVATAVKAHDPDVRVVGVQAEGASTVASSLQKGEPQAVDSVDTIADGIAVRRVGEKTFPVVRERVDEVVTVSDDEIATALVLMLERGKTLVEGAGATPLAALLEGKFVYEDDEVIVPALCGGNIDLNLLTTAVMRGLVDQGRYVKIRTVLKDRPGALDDLIDVVADERANIYAIQHDRTNRDIAMNAAEVELDLETRGPEHVDALLDRIREAGFEVTVLNGPRPQN, encoded by the coding sequence ATGATCGCACTCGACGACGTGCTCGACGCCCGCGAGCGCGTCGCTGACGTCGCTCGACACACCCCGTTGGACTACTCCAACACGTTCTCCACGATGACTGACGCGGAGGTCCACCTGAAACTGGAGTGTTTCCAGCGCACGGGGTCGTTCAAGATTCGCGGCGCGACCAACCGCATCCGCACGCTCTCGGCGGCCGAGAGCGACGCCGGCGTCGTCACCGCCTCGGCGGGCAACCACGCACAGGGCGTCGCGCTCGCGGCCTCTCGCTCGGGCGTCGACGCGAAGGTCGTGATGCCCGAAACCGCGCCCATCTCGAAAATCAAGGCGACGAAGAGCTACGGCGCGGAGGTCGTCCTCCACGGCGTCGACTACGACGCCGCCCAGACGCACGCCCACGAACTCGAAGCCGAGGAGGGGCGCACCTACGTCCACGCCTTCGACGACGAGCGCGTGATGGCCGGGCAGGGAACGCTCGGCCTCGAAATCGTCGACGACCTCCCCGAACTCGATACGGTCGTCGTCCCCATCGGCGGCGGCGGGCTCATCTCCGGCGTCGCGACCGCCGTGAAGGCCCACGACCCGGACGTCCGCGTCGTCGGTGTGCAGGCCGAAGGTGCCTCCACGGTCGCCTCCTCGCTCCAGAAAGGCGAGCCGCAGGCCGTCGACTCCGTAGACACCATCGCGGACGGCATCGCCGTGCGCCGGGTCGGCGAGAAGACGTTCCCGGTCGTCCGGGAGCGCGTCGACGAGGTCGTCACTGTCTCCGACGACGAAATCGCGACCGCGCTCGTGTTGATGCTCGAACGCGGGAAGACTCTCGTCGAGGGCGCGGGCGCGACGCCACTCGCGGCGCTGCTGGAGGGGAAGTTCGTCTACGAGGACGACGAGGTCATCGTGCCCGCGCTCTGCGGCGGCAACATCGACCTCAATCTCCTCACGACGGCTGTGATGCGCGGGCTCGTCGACCAAGGCCGTTACGTGAAAATTCGCACCGTCCTGAAGGACCGTCCGGGCGCACTCGACGACCTCATCGACGTCGTCGCGGACGAGCGCGCGAACATCTACGCCATCCAGCACGACCGCACGAACCGCGACATCGCGATGAACGCCGCCGAAGTCGAACTCGACCTCGAAACCCGCGGCCCCGAGCACGTCGACGCGCTCCTGGACCGCATCCGCGAGGCGGGCTTCGAGGTCACCGTGCTCAACGGCCCACGGCCCCAGAACTGA
- a CDS encoding MATE family efflux transporter, giving the protein MAEQTLRTLMRTVDVVVTAAISPAAVVAVGIADLYARFPLRVGLGLGGGAISLSSQDTGRDATVTRDEAITQAVLVGALAGLPFAAFGVLFGPAAIRLLGAAPDVVALGSTYLAIILLTAPARHVALIAARALQGTGDTRTPMYVNAVSNLGNVAGSVGLGLGYFGLPELGVVGVGAATAAANTFTAVALTIAIASSYTAAGFARPRSRIITKQLFAVSLPKIAEGGVSALAEFPFNALLLSFGTNVNAAFQIGRRVYQQVTGPLSRGYNVAANVVVGQALGGGDPGTARFDGWAVAALGVLTVGAVGLLLSYYARPLVALLADEPETVRHGVWFARAYGLSAPFLAAFVGLSGALQGASETRVPFVARATGMLGFLVGFSWLAGRTLDYGPVAAYWGIALSNVWMAAVVATGFHYGGWASRAASMMAERSDA; this is encoded by the coding sequence ATGGCCGAGCAGACGCTCCGCACGCTGATGCGGACCGTCGACGTCGTCGTCACCGCCGCCATCTCGCCCGCCGCCGTCGTCGCGGTCGGTATCGCGGACCTCTACGCGCGATTCCCGCTGCGCGTCGGCCTCGGCCTCGGCGGCGGCGCCATCAGCCTCTCCAGTCAGGACACCGGCCGCGACGCCACCGTCACCCGCGACGAAGCCATCACGCAAGCCGTCCTCGTCGGCGCGCTCGCCGGCCTCCCATTCGCCGCGTTCGGCGTGCTGTTCGGCCCGGCCGCCATCCGCCTGCTCGGCGCCGCCCCCGACGTCGTCGCGCTCGGCAGCACGTACCTCGCCATCATCCTCCTCACGGCACCCGCGCGCCACGTCGCGCTCATCGCTGCCCGTGCACTCCAGGGAACGGGCGACACCCGCACGCCGATGTACGTCAACGCCGTCTCCAACCTCGGGAACGTCGCCGGTAGCGTCGGCCTCGGTCTGGGCTACTTTGGCCTCCCCGAACTCGGCGTCGTCGGCGTCGGCGCCGCGACCGCCGCCGCGAACACCTTCACTGCCGTCGCGCTCACCATCGCCATCGCGTCCTCGTACACCGCCGCCGGGTTCGCACGCCCGCGCTCTCGAATCATCACGAAACAGCTGTTCGCGGTCAGCCTCCCGAAAATCGCGGAAGGCGGCGTCTCCGCGCTCGCGGAGTTCCCGTTCAACGCCCTGCTGCTCTCGTTCGGCACGAACGTCAACGCCGCGTTCCAAATCGGCCGCCGCGTCTACCAGCAGGTCACCGGCCCGCTCTCCCGGGGCTACAACGTCGCCGCGAACGTCGTCGTCGGCCAAGCGCTCGGCGGAGGCGACCCCGGGACCGCGCGCTTCGACGGCTGGGCGGTCGCCGCGCTCGGCGTGCTCACGGTCGGTGCCGTCGGCCTCCTCCTCTCGTACTACGCCCGGCCGCTGGTCGCGCTGCTCGCCGACGAACCCGAGACCGTCCGACACGGCGTCTGGTTCGCCCGCGCGTACGGCCTGAGCGCGCCGTTCCTCGCGGCGTTCGTCGGGCTCTCGGGCGCGCTCCAGGGAGCCAGCGAGACCCGCGTTCCGTTCGTCGCGCGCGCCACCGGCATGCTCGGCTTCCTCGTCGGCTTCTCCTGGCTCGCCGGCCGCACGCTCGACTACGGCCCGGTCGCGGCGTACTGGGGCATCGCGCTGTCGAACGTCTGGATGGCTGCCGTCGTCGCCACCGGCTTCCACTACGGCGGCTGGGCGAGTCGCGCAGCGTCGATGATGGCGGAGCGAAGCGACGCGTAG
- the citZ gene encoding citrate synthase — MADELKKGLEGVLVAESELSYIDGDEGKLVYRGYTIEDLARGASYEEVLYLLWHGRLPDGEELEAFSEEMTAHRELDDDVLDLVADLAAADEGPMAALRTAVSELSAFDPDADADPTDREANLRKGKRITAKIPTIVAAFTRLREGDDRVAPRDDLDHAANFLYMLNDEEPDDVLADVFDQALVLHADHGLNASTFSSLVTSSTLADLHSAITSAVGTLGGSLHGGANANVMRMLQTIDESDKEPVEWVEDALENGKRVAGFGHRVYNVKDPRAKILGERSEELGEAAGDTKWYEMSVAIEEYVKEEKGLAPNVDFYSASTYYQMGIPVDIYTPIFAMSRAGGWIAHVLEQYEDNRLIRPRSRYVGEKGQEFVPLNER; from the coding sequence ATGGCCGACGAACTCAAGAAGGGTTTGGAAGGTGTGCTCGTCGCGGAGTCCGAGTTGAGCTACATCGACGGCGACGAGGGCAAACTCGTCTACCGCGGGTACACCATCGAGGACCTCGCGCGCGGCGCGAGCTACGAGGAAGTCCTCTACCTGCTCTGGCACGGCCGCCTCCCCGACGGGGAGGAACTCGAAGCGTTCAGCGAGGAGATGACCGCGCACCGCGAGCTCGACGACGACGTGCTCGACCTCGTCGCGGACCTCGCGGCCGCCGACGAGGGCCCGATGGCGGCGCTGCGCACCGCGGTCTCGGAGCTGTCGGCGTTCGACCCGGACGCCGACGCCGACCCCACCGACCGCGAGGCGAACCTCCGGAAGGGCAAGCGCATCACCGCCAAGATTCCGACCATCGTCGCGGCGTTCACGCGCCTGCGCGAGGGCGACGACCGCGTCGCGCCCCGCGACGACCTCGACCACGCGGCGAACTTCCTCTACATGCTGAACGACGAGGAGCCCGACGACGTGCTCGCGGACGTCTTCGACCAGGCGCTCGTGCTCCACGCCGACCACGGGCTGAACGCGTCGACGTTCTCCTCGCTGGTCACGTCCAGCACGCTCGCGGACCTCCACTCCGCGATTACGTCGGCCGTCGGCACGCTCGGCGGGAGCCTCCACGGCGGCGCGAACGCGAACGTCATGCGCATGCTCCAGACCATCGACGAGTCCGACAAGGAGCCCGTCGAGTGGGTCGAGGACGCCCTCGAAAACGGCAAGCGCGTCGCCGGCTTCGGCCACCGCGTCTACAACGTCAAGGACCCGCGCGCGAAGATTCTCGGCGAGCGCAGCGAGGAACTCGGCGAGGCCGCCGGCGACACGAAGTGGTACGAGATGAGCGTCGCCATCGAGGAGTACGTCAAAGAGGAGAAGGGCCTCGCGCCGAACGTCGACTTCTACTCCGCGTCGACGTACTACCAGATGGGCATCCCGGTCGACATCTACACGCCCATTTTCGCGATGTCCCGCGCCGGCGGCTGGATCGCCCACGTGCTCGAACAGTACGAGGACAACCGCCTCATCCGTCCGCGCTCCCGGTACGTCGGCGAGAAAGGCCAGGAGTTCGTGCCGCTCAACGAGCGGTAA
- a CDS encoding potassium channel family protein: MSGRVEYEPASVKALLAEMKDTAELLIDLSYSAVLHGSDDVAAEVLKLEERMDVLQLRARMSLLMAARNPEDAETLAPVLGVVGAAEKISDAAGDIAKVVLEDIRVPEAIRAALPEAVESLERAELAADSEYAGRTLLDVNLETETGVRVLAIRRGGDWLLNPDRDTELTAGDVLLLRGPEERIGGVYETATGEAYEPPAVPEPSIDDLGRAVDSVVTMKNMSELSVDLAYGAVLFDSTDLAAEVVELEAEVDALKSRFEAWTLRAASRVEDPVSLRGLVHIATATEVISDAAVEISEGVLRGLDTHVVVQEAVEESDEVIVRETVEAGSALDGATLGGKEVATETGMRVIAVRRPDADVDEWVVQPGPETEVTAGDVLLAKGTRASADRLRDLASA; the protein is encoded by the coding sequence ATGAGCGGCCGCGTCGAGTACGAGCCCGCGAGCGTGAAAGCCCTCCTCGCGGAGATGAAAGACACCGCCGAACTCCTCATCGACCTCTCCTACTCGGCGGTGCTGCACGGCAGCGACGACGTGGCGGCGGAAGTCCTCAAGCTCGAAGAGCGCATGGACGTCCTCCAGTTGCGCGCACGCATGAGCCTCCTGATGGCGGCGCGCAACCCCGAGGACGCGGAGACGCTCGCGCCCGTCCTGGGCGTCGTCGGCGCGGCCGAGAAAATTAGCGACGCGGCCGGAGACATCGCGAAGGTCGTCCTCGAAGACATCCGCGTGCCCGAGGCGATTCGCGCGGCGCTCCCCGAAGCCGTCGAGTCGCTGGAGCGCGCGGAGTTGGCCGCCGACTCCGAGTACGCCGGCCGCACGCTCCTGGACGTGAACTTGGAGACCGAGACCGGGGTGCGCGTGCTCGCAATTCGGCGCGGCGGCGACTGGCTGCTGAACCCGGACCGTGACACGGAACTGACGGCAGGGGACGTGCTGTTGCTCCGCGGGCCGGAGGAGCGCATCGGCGGCGTCTACGAGACGGCGACCGGCGAGGCCTACGAGCCGCCGGCGGTCCCCGAGCCGAGCATCGACGACCTCGGGCGCGCCGTCGACTCCGTGGTGACGATGAAGAACATGAGCGAGCTCTCCGTCGACCTCGCGTACGGCGCGGTGCTGTTCGACTCGACGGACCTCGCGGCGGAAGTCGTCGAGCTGGAAGCTGAAGTGGACGCGCTGAAGTCCCGCTTCGAGGCGTGGACGCTGCGGGCGGCGAGCCGCGTCGAGGACCCGGTGTCGCTGCGCGGGCTCGTCCACATCGCTACCGCGACGGAGGTCATCAGCGACGCCGCGGTCGAAATCAGCGAGGGCGTGCTGCGCGGGCTGGACACGCACGTCGTCGTCCAGGAAGCCGTCGAGGAGTCCGACGAGGTCATCGTCCGGGAGACCGTCGAAGCCGGGAGCGCGCTCGACGGCGCGACGCTCGGCGGGAAGGAAGTCGCGACCGAGACCGGGATGCGCGTCATCGCGGTGCGGCGGCCGGACGCGGACGTCGACGAGTGGGTCGTCCAGCCCGGCCCCGAGACGGAGGTCACGGCTGGCGACGTGCTGTTGGCGAAGGGGACGCGCGCGAGCGCCGACCGCCTCCGCGACCTCGCGTCGGCGTGA
- a CDS encoding DUF7536 family protein, translating into MSERSEQPADAASDRPGVDNFVRALGVVTQAKRGFAVGLLVAVATYYFFVVASGGSPYSTPYLVALAAVLAFTVGLLATFAFTAGAVYRLYRRLE; encoded by the coding sequence ATGTCCGAGCGGTCCGAGCAGCCGGCCGACGCGGCGTCCGACCGCCCCGGCGTCGACAACTTCGTGCGCGCGCTCGGCGTCGTGACGCAGGCGAAACGCGGGTTCGCGGTCGGCCTGCTGGTCGCCGTCGCGACGTACTACTTCTTCGTCGTGGCGTCGGGGGGGTCGCCGTACTCGACGCCGTACCTGGTCGCGCTGGCCGCCGTGCTCGCGTTCACGGTCGGCTTGCTCGCGACGTTCGCCTTCACTGCTGGCGCTGTGTACCGGCTCTACCGCCGACTAGAGTAG
- a CDS encoding succinylglutamate desuccinylase/aspartoacylase family protein, whose product MTTLGSASADPGEFDTGRLTVGEMRDGTAVGLPVAVVNGERDGKTLYLQAASDGDELNGVGVLRRVVPQLDPAELAGEVRIVGITNFHAFQVAEHRNPIDDTKLNRAYPGSANGSSSERIAHATFSAAEDADLILDLHQGSTSRMINEVRVRCGRHHRLHSDCLELAKAFGCGHVLDQKGPEGQLARAGPVEGIPTVDPELGGAVGFDEESVQYGVDGVFNVLRYYGFLDGDVETERQTRAKDFDRYGSPVGGIVEYKQDLGDDVRAGDTLFEVTDVFGTLKATVTADNHGIFWRSRRLPQVATGEYVCSVGTDVDSF is encoded by the coding sequence ATGACTACGCTCGGCTCGGCGTCCGCGGACCCCGGGGAGTTCGACACCGGTCGACTCACCGTGGGCGAGATGCGGGACGGCACCGCAGTCGGCCTCCCGGTCGCGGTCGTGAACGGCGAACGCGACGGCAAAACGCTCTACCTGCAGGCAGCCAGCGACGGCGACGAACTGAACGGCGTCGGCGTGCTCCGCCGCGTCGTCCCCCAACTCGACCCCGCGGAACTCGCGGGCGAAGTGCGCATCGTCGGCATCACGAACTTCCACGCGTTCCAGGTCGCCGAACACCGCAACCCCATCGACGACACGAAGCTCAACCGGGCGTACCCCGGCAGCGCGAACGGCTCCTCCTCCGAGCGCATCGCACACGCGACGTTCTCCGCCGCCGAGGACGCCGACCTCATCCTCGACCTCCACCAGGGTTCGACCTCCCGCATGATAAACGAGGTGCGGGTGCGCTGCGGCCGCCACCACCGCCTCCACAGCGACTGCCTCGAACTGGCGAAGGCGTTCGGCTGCGGGCACGTCCTCGACCAGAAAGGCCCCGAGGGCCAGCTCGCGCGCGCCGGCCCCGTCGAAGGCATCCCCACCGTCGACCCCGAACTCGGCGGCGCCGTCGGCTTCGACGAGGAGTCCGTCCAGTACGGCGTCGACGGCGTCTTCAACGTCCTCCGGTACTACGGCTTCCTCGACGGCGACGTCGAGACCGAACGCCAGACCCGCGCGAAGGACTTCGACCGCTACGGCTCCCCCGTCGGCGGCATCGTCGAGTACAAACAGGACCTCGGCGACGACGTCCGCGCCGGCGACACCCTCTTCGAAGTCACCGACGTCTTCGGCACGCTCAAAGCCACCGTCACGGCCGACAACCACGGCATCTTCTGGCGCTCCCGCCGCCTCCCACAGGTCGCCACTGGCGAGTACGTCTGTTCGGTCGGCACGGACGTCGATTCATTCTAA
- a CDS encoding pyridoxal-phosphate dependent enzyme: protein MLECRSCGRTYESGPDEPWRCECGHALDFAEQPLPDSDEPDVDPREGLWAFDEFLPIGAEVTLGEGWTPLADAPEWNAQFKLDYVFPSGSYKDRGAALTLSRAAELGVERIVEDSSGNAGAAIAQYAARAGIDADIYVPADAKQSKLDAIEAVGATAVRIEGSRQDVTDACIREAVGGDAWYASHAWNPAFYAGTSAFALELAAQRDWTVPDAVVLPLGHGTLFLGAYRGFSALEAAGWTESVPRLLGVQATGVAPIVEELHGPAEAGTNDVADGIQIREPARKGQILDAIDATDGDAIACDAEATEEALDALHERGFYVEPTSAVGIAGLEAYRERGVLDTDDDVVVALTGSGLKQ from the coding sequence ATGCTCGAATGCCGTTCCTGCGGTCGAACCTACGAGTCCGGGCCGGACGAGCCGTGGCGTTGCGAGTGCGGGCACGCGCTGGACTTCGCCGAGCAGCCGCTGCCGGACAGCGACGAGCCGGACGTCGACCCTCGCGAGGGACTGTGGGCGTTCGACGAGTTCCTCCCAATCGGGGCAGAGGTGACACTCGGCGAAGGATGGACGCCACTGGCCGATGCGCCGGAGTGGAACGCGCAGTTCAAACTGGACTACGTGTTCCCGTCCGGGAGCTACAAGGACCGCGGTGCGGCGCTGACGCTGTCGCGGGCGGCGGAGTTGGGCGTCGAACGAATCGTGGAGGATTCCTCGGGGAACGCGGGCGCAGCCATCGCGCAGTACGCCGCGCGCGCCGGCATCGACGCCGACATCTACGTGCCCGCGGACGCCAAGCAGTCGAAACTCGACGCCATCGAGGCCGTGGGCGCGACGGCGGTCCGAATCGAGGGGAGCCGGCAGGACGTGACCGACGCCTGCATTCGGGAGGCAGTCGGCGGGGACGCGTGGTACGCGAGCCACGCGTGGAATCCGGCGTTCTACGCGGGGACGTCGGCGTTCGCGCTCGAACTCGCGGCACAGCGCGACTGGACGGTCCCGGACGCGGTGGTGCTCCCGCTCGGCCACGGCACGCTGTTCCTCGGCGCGTACCGTGGATTCTCCGCGCTCGAAGCGGCGGGCTGGACGGAGTCGGTGCCGCGGCTGCTCGGCGTGCAGGCGACGGGCGTCGCGCCAATCGTCGAAGAGCTCCACGGACCAGCAGAAGCCGGCACGAACGACGTCGCGGACGGCATCCAGATTCGGGAGCCCGCGAGGAAGGGGCAGATTCTGGACGCCATCGACGCGACCGACGGCGACGCCATCGCATGCGACGCCGAAGCGACCGAGGAAGCACTGGATGCGCTCCACGAGCGCGGGTTCTACGTGGAGCCGACGAGCGCGGTCGGAATCGCCGGTCTAGAGGCGTATCGCGAGCGCGGCGTCCTCGATACGGACGACGACGTGGTCGTCGCGCTGACGGGCAGCGGACTGAAGCAGTAG
- a CDS encoding DUF7511 domain-containing protein, with protein sequence MRPDRRTPDEVGVASETTDSEAAAGRLAAHVEVQDGERACTLFPANADGDELVTTWVTAEDDAFVSLADWR encoded by the coding sequence ATGCGCCCGGACCGCCGGACCCCCGACGAGGTTGGCGTCGCTAGCGAGACGACCGACAGCGAGGCCGCTGCGGGACGACTCGCCGCGCACGTCGAAGTGCAGGACGGCGAGCGGGCGTGCACGCTGTTCCCCGCGAACGCCGACGGCGACGAACTCGTCACGACGTGGGTCACCGCCGAGGACGACGCGTTCGTCTCCCTCGCCGACTGGCGGTAG
- a CDS encoding tRNA(Ile)(2)-agmatinylcytidine synthase has product MTVVALDDTDSRERGMCTTYAAHLVAERLRDRGANVERVLLVRLNPAVEYKTRGNAALAVHTDADPRVGLAVAEEVVGEVAEVDDPRTNPGVVVAPEADASEPVAEFAERAMREHLDPEEAQSLAAAHGYETAQWENGRGVVGALAAVGAWTAFDDWTCEHIDYRAPDRWGTERDVDAESVFAAADDAYPDAWDTVDREEGELVCVPHTPGPILYGIRGDDAETVTAVADAIESERVHASELFVTNQGTDAHLRAADLADLEDGRAYCTDAAVVGEPETRRGGHVFVPVEDDGVRVECAAFEPTKRFRDRVRALRPGDRVTVCGEVSDGTLKLEKFAVRDLDETESVTPQCPDCDTSMESAGANQGYRCRDCGTSAPGKVERPVDRDLDVGWYEVPPCARRHVAKPLVRGDWNAPTHPER; this is encoded by the coding sequence ATGACGGTCGTCGCCCTCGACGACACGGACTCCCGCGAGCGCGGGATGTGCACGACGTACGCCGCCCACCTGGTCGCCGAGCGATTGCGCGACCGCGGCGCGAACGTCGAGCGCGTGCTACTCGTGCGCCTGAACCCCGCCGTCGAGTACAAGACGCGCGGGAACGCCGCGCTCGCCGTCCACACTGACGCCGACCCCAGAGTGGGGTTGGCGGTCGCCGAGGAAGTCGTCGGCGAGGTTGCCGAGGTCGACGACCCCCGAACGAACCCGGGCGTGGTGGTCGCGCCCGAGGCCGATGCCTCCGAGCCAGTCGCCGAGTTCGCCGAGCGCGCGATGCGCGAACACCTCGACCCTGAGGAAGCACAATCGCTCGCAGCCGCCCACGGCTACGAGACCGCGCAGTGGGAGAACGGCCGCGGCGTCGTCGGCGCGCTCGCCGCCGTGGGCGCGTGGACGGCGTTCGACGACTGGACCTGCGAACACATCGACTACCGCGCACCCGACCGCTGGGGGACCGAGCGCGACGTCGACGCCGAGAGCGTGTTCGCCGCCGCGGACGACGCCTACCCCGACGCGTGGGACACTGTCGACCGCGAGGAGGGCGAGTTGGTCTGCGTGCCGCACACGCCCGGTCCCATCCTCTACGGTATTCGTGGCGACGATGCCGAGACGGTCACCGCGGTCGCGGATGCCATCGAGAGCGAGCGCGTGCACGCCAGCGAACTGTTCGTCACGAACCAGGGGACGGACGCGCACCTCCGCGCGGCCGACCTCGCTGACCTCGAAGACGGTCGCGCGTACTGCACGGACGCGGCTGTCGTCGGGGAACCTGAGACGCGGCGCGGTGGCCACGTCTTCGTCCCCGTGGAGGACGACGGCGTTCGCGTGGAGTGTGCGGCGTTCGAGCCGACCAAGCGGTTCCGCGACCGCGTGCGAGCGCTCCGGCCCGGCGACCGCGTCACCGTCTGCGGCGAGGTCAGCGACGGCACGCTCAAACTCGAGAAGTTCGCGGTCCGCGACCTCGACGAGACGGAGTCGGTGACGCCGCAGTGCCCCGACTGCGACACGTCGATGGAGAGCGCGGGCGCGAACCAGGGCTACCGCTGCCGGGACTGCGGGACGTCCGCGCCCGGGAAAGTCGAGCGCCCCGTCGACCGCGACCTCGACGTGGGCTGGTACGAGGTGCCGCCGTGCGCGCGCCGCCACGTCGCCAAACCCCTGGTTCGCGGTGACTGGAACGCTCCTACCCACCCCGAGCGGTAG
- a CDS encoding transcriptional regulator, producing the protein MSRSVLIENVTAMLADAGFTVSDRCATRPKSFDVAARREKDVILVKILGNIDAFDAPTGAEMRRLGTYLNATPMVIGLRTRDEELKPGVVYFRHGVPVLSPDTAMDFFVEGVPPLIYAAPGGLYVNIDGEVLADRRQNEDLSLGQLANELGVSRRTVSKYEDGMNASIEVAMELEDLFGGDLTSPVSVMEGAEEVRDADPTPDDPEADPEDVPVLSVIARVGFEVHPTDRAPFKAVSEDASGADRLLTGHSSFTDTAVKRARIMSSLGAITHTRAVYVVDEASRESVDDTAIVEREELEDVQDSDEFRDLLADRGAQSEA; encoded by the coding sequence ATGTCACGGTCGGTACTCATCGAGAACGTCACCGCCATGCTCGCGGACGCGGGGTTCACGGTGAGCGACCGGTGTGCGACGCGGCCCAAGAGCTTCGATGTGGCCGCCCGCCGCGAGAAGGACGTCATCCTCGTGAAAATCCTCGGCAACATCGACGCCTTCGACGCGCCGACCGGCGCGGAGATGCGGCGGCTCGGCACCTACCTCAACGCCACCCCGATGGTCATCGGCCTCCGCACCCGCGACGAGGAACTCAAGCCGGGCGTCGTCTACTTCCGCCACGGCGTCCCTGTACTCAGCCCCGACACCGCGATGGACTTCTTCGTCGAGGGCGTCCCGCCACTCATCTACGCGGCGCCGGGCGGTCTCTACGTGAACATCGACGGCGAGGTGCTCGCTGACCGCCGGCAGAACGAGGACCTGAGCCTCGGCCAGCTCGCGAACGAACTCGGCGTCTCCCGGCGCACCGTCTCGAAGTACGAAGACGGCATGAACGCCAGCATCGAGGTCGCGATGGAACTGGAGGACCTCTTCGGCGGCGACCTCACGTCGCCCGTCTCGGTGATGGAGGGGGCGGAGGAAGTCCGGGACGCCGACCCGACACCCGACGACCCCGAAGCCGACCCCGAGGACGTACCCGTGCTGTCGGTGATCGCGCGCGTCGGCTTCGAAGTCCACCCGACGGACCGCGCGCCGTTCAAGGCCGTCAGCGAGGACGCGTCCGGCGCGGACCGCCTGCTGACGGGACACTCGTCGTTCACGGACACCGCCGTCAAGCGCGCCCGCATCATGAGTTCGCTCGGCGCGATTACGCACACCCGCGCCGTCTACGTCGTCGACGAAGCCTCCCGGGAGTCCGTCGACGACACCGCCATCGTGGAGCGCGAAGAACTCGAAGACGTGCAGGACTCCGACGAGTTCCGCGACCTGCTCGCCGACCGCGGCGCGCAGTCCGAAGCCTGA
- a CDS encoding glutaredoxin family protein, whose amino-acid sequence MTLELYKLPGCPYCAKVETKLDELGLDYVEHEVPSSHSQRDEVEEVSGQTGVPVLVDTDHGIEGMPESDDIVEYLEETYGA is encoded by the coding sequence GTGACACTCGAACTGTACAAGCTGCCGGGCTGCCCGTACTGCGCGAAAGTCGAGACCAAACTCGACGAACTCGGCCTCGACTACGTCGAACACGAGGTCCCGAGCTCGCACAGCCAGCGCGACGAAGTCGAGGAAGTCAGTGGCCAGACCGGCGTCCCCGTGCTCGTCGACACCGACCACGGCATCGAGGGGATGCCGGAGTCGGACGACATCGTGGAGTACCTCGAAGAGACCTACGGCGCGTAA